One window of the Kallotenue papyrolyticum genome contains the following:
- a CDS encoding LLM class F420-dependent oxidoreductase produces the protein MIEVALMIEGQMGLTWERWQRIAQAAEELGFVGLYRSDHFTNPQPPDDAALDCWIALAWLASHTRRLIFGPLVSPVSFRHPAIMVRQAAAIDDLSGGRLQLGVGAGWQEREHRAYGFALLDTAARMDRLEEALEVITRLLRSDAPVSFQGQYYRLEEALLLPRPRRAGGPPIVIGGNGPRRTLPLAARYADEWNAVMIDAATFAERNRLLDELLRAQGRQPEAVRRSLMTTLIFGRDDAQLQQRLRGRDAQALRQRGALVGTAGALVEQLGVLAEAGVQRVMLQWLDLDDLHGLEALARDVLPQVR, from the coding sequence ATGATCGAAGTTGCCCTGATGATCGAGGGTCAGATGGGCCTGACCTGGGAGCGCTGGCAGCGCATCGCTCAGGCCGCGGAGGAGTTGGGCTTTGTCGGCCTATACCGTTCCGACCACTTCACCAATCCCCAGCCGCCCGATGACGCGGCGCTCGATTGCTGGATCGCGCTGGCCTGGCTGGCCAGCCACACCCGGCGCCTCATCTTTGGTCCGCTGGTCAGTCCGGTCTCGTTTCGCCATCCGGCGATCATGGTGCGTCAGGCCGCGGCGATCGACGATCTGTCCGGCGGACGCTTGCAGTTGGGCGTTGGCGCGGGCTGGCAGGAGCGCGAGCATCGCGCCTATGGCTTTGCCTTGCTCGACACTGCCGCGCGCATGGATCGCCTGGAAGAGGCGCTGGAGGTGATCACGCGCCTGCTGCGCAGCGACGCGCCGGTGAGCTTCCAGGGGCAGTACTACCGCCTGGAGGAGGCGCTGCTGCTGCCGCGACCGCGCCGCGCGGGTGGGCCGCCGATCGTGATCGGCGGTAACGGGCCACGCCGTACGCTGCCGCTGGCGGCGCGCTACGCCGATGAGTGGAACGCGGTGATGATCGATGCGGCGACCTTTGCCGAGCGCAATCGCCTGCTGGATGAGCTGCTGCGGGCGCAGGGGCGCCAACCGGAGGCGGTGCGTCGCTCGCTGATGACCACGCTGATCTTTGGCCGCGACGATGCGCAGCTGCAGCAGCGGCTGCGCGGTCGTGATGCGCAGGCCCTGCGCCAGCGCGGCGCGCTGGTCGGCACCGCCGGCGCGCTCGTCGAGCAGCTTGGCGTGCTGGCCGAGGCCGGAGTGCAGCGCGTTATGCTGCAGTGGCTCGATCTCGACGATCTGCACGGCCTGGAAGCGCTTGCTCGCGATGTGCTGCCCCAGGTGCGGTAG
- a CDS encoding SH3 domain-containing protein, with amino-acid sequence MSSHTRDVAGQPEEHAAPAASRAPRAEPQSDRDQLRELIEALGDPTHPRHSVAVDELVKLGPQAVPALTAALTPDHPWLTSYRAAEALAQIGDGRANGALIQALRHPNSNVRWSVVRALSEVGDTRAMLALRRVAHEDHGKTSWGESVADSAQVALDRLHSRSALLRFSEPIKTALVFIVMLIVLAFAASRVQALRDDLSRRVPAPTVVAANAGTDEASAPRDEEDTGVVEATPTPAETPTPSIAATPEISGRVTTTANVRSGPGTQYAVIASARQGDQLVLLAESGAWYQVRLPDGREGYIAKSLVEAPAASLPPVSATATP; translated from the coding sequence ATGAGTAGCCATACCCGCGACGTGGCCGGTCAGCCGGAGGAGCACGCCGCGCCCGCGGCGTCGCGCGCGCCTCGGGCGGAGCCGCAGAGCGACCGGGATCAGCTCCGCGAGCTGATCGAGGCGCTTGGCGATCCGACCCATCCGCGTCACAGTGTTGCCGTCGATGAGCTGGTCAAGCTCGGTCCGCAGGCCGTGCCGGCGCTGACGGCAGCGCTCACACCGGATCATCCCTGGCTGACCTCCTACCGCGCCGCCGAAGCGCTGGCGCAGATCGGCGATGGGCGTGCCAATGGCGCACTGATTCAAGCCCTGCGCCACCCCAACAGCAATGTGCGCTGGAGCGTGGTGCGCGCGCTCTCCGAGGTGGGCGATACGCGTGCGATGCTTGCGCTGCGGCGCGTGGCGCACGAAGATCACGGCAAAACCAGTTGGGGCGAGTCGGTCGCTGATAGTGCGCAGGTCGCCCTCGATCGGCTGCATTCACGCTCAGCCCTGTTGCGCTTCTCGGAGCCGATCAAAACCGCGCTGGTGTTTATCGTCATGCTGATTGTGCTCGCCTTCGCCGCCAGCCGCGTGCAGGCGCTGCGTGACGATCTGAGCCGGCGCGTGCCGGCGCCAACCGTGGTGGCCGCCAACGCCGGCACGGACGAGGCGAGCGCGCCGCGCGACGAGGAAGATACCGGCGTGGTCGAGGCAACGCCTACGCCTGCGGAAACGCCCACGCCCTCGATCGCGGCTACGCCCGAAATCAGCGGACGCGTGACGACTACCGCTAATGTGCGCAGCGGTCCTGGCACGCAGTACGCGGTGATCGCTTCCGCGCGGCAGGGCGACCAACTGGTGCTGCTGGCCGAGAGCGGCGCGTGGTATCAGGTGCGCCTGCCGGATGGACGGGAGGGCTACATCGCCAAGAGTTTGGTGGAGGCGCCGGCGGCTAGCCTGCCGCCCGTCAGCGCCACGGCCACACCCTGA
- the coaBC gene encoding bifunctional phosphopantothenoylcysteine decarboxylase/phosphopantothenate--cysteine ligase CoaBC translates to MNVLEGKRIVLGVTGSIACYKALELARQLTVAGALVDVIMTEEATRFVTPLAFQSLTHRPVYSDMWATLESAAAHIQLGRQAQALLIAPATAHTIAALAAGLADTLILTTALATTAPILIAPAMETHMWQHPATQRNVAQLRAWGMYVLEPEEGLLASGQSGRGRLPGIDRLEGELRALLGRVYGRMRGRRVVVTAGGTHEPIDPVRFIGNRASGQMGYALAAAARDEGAQVTLIAGPVALEAPVGVEVLRVETAQQMHAALQRVIAEADLLLMNAAVADYRPAERLEHKRKKSAQGWTLELEPTTDILQSLAAERRPLKVGFAAETQDLLSAARDKLERKGLDLIVANDALSSIGQPEIELTLIEAGGVARVLPRQPKSAAAQQLIDYLLERWPARLGSAPARPSQDGPSQEEAYPDE, encoded by the coding sequence GTGAACGTTCTAGAAGGCAAACGCATCGTCCTGGGCGTGACCGGCAGCATCGCCTGTTACAAGGCCCTGGAGCTGGCCCGGCAGCTCACCGTCGCCGGCGCGCTGGTGGACGTGATCATGACCGAGGAAGCCACGCGCTTCGTCACGCCGCTGGCCTTTCAAAGCCTGACGCACCGCCCGGTGTACAGCGATATGTGGGCCACGCTGGAAAGCGCTGCCGCGCATATCCAGCTTGGTCGGCAGGCGCAGGCCCTGCTGATCGCGCCGGCAACGGCCCATACCATCGCTGCGCTGGCCGCTGGCCTGGCCGATACGCTGATCCTGACCACCGCCCTGGCGACCACGGCCCCGATCTTGATTGCCCCGGCTATGGAAACACATATGTGGCAGCATCCGGCGACGCAGCGCAACGTGGCGCAGTTGCGCGCCTGGGGCATGTACGTGCTCGAACCCGAGGAGGGCCTGCTGGCCTCCGGCCAGAGCGGGCGTGGGCGTCTGCCGGGCATCGATCGTCTCGAAGGCGAGCTGCGCGCGCTGCTAGGCCGCGTCTATGGCCGCATGCGCGGGCGGCGTGTGGTGGTGACCGCCGGTGGCACGCACGAGCCGATCGATCCGGTGCGCTTCATCGGCAACCGCGCTTCGGGGCAGATGGGCTACGCCCTGGCCGCTGCCGCGCGCGATGAGGGCGCGCAGGTCACGCTGATCGCCGGGCCAGTGGCGCTCGAAGCGCCGGTGGGCGTCGAGGTGCTGCGCGTCGAAACGGCGCAGCAGATGCATGCTGCGCTGCAACGCGTCATCGCCGAGGCCGATCTGCTGCTGATGAACGCGGCGGTCGCCGATTACCGTCCTGCCGAAAGGCTCGAGCACAAGCGCAAAAAATCCGCGCAGGGCTGGACGCTGGAGCTGGAGCCGACGACCGATATCTTGCAGTCGCTGGCCGCCGAGCGACGCCCGCTCAAGGTGGGCTTTGCCGCCGAAACACAGGACCTGCTGTCCGCCGCGCGCGACAAGCTCGAACGCAAGGGCCTGGACTTGATCGTGGCCAACGACGCGCTCAGCAGCATCGGTCAGCCGGAGATCGAACTGACGCTGATCGAGGCGGGCGGTGTGGCGCGCGTGCTGCCGCGCCAGCCCAAGAGCGCCGCGGCACAGCAATTGATCGACTATCTGCTTGAGCGTTGGCCCGCACGGTTGGGCAGCGCGCCGGCGCGTCCGTCCCAAGACGGGCCGTCACAGGAGGAAGCATACCCAGATGAGTAG
- a CDS encoding type III pantothenate kinase yields the protein MLLAVDIGNTNIKLGLYDGARQLEVWRIATERQRLTDEYGVLAHNLFALRGYRLDQVRGCAIACVVPPLTEVWIQLARRYLGVEPLVLGPGVKTGMRLLIDTPRELGADRVAHAVAAYRRFGGPVIVIEFGTATVFDVISRQGDYIGGVIAPNIVISAEALGKAAARLFQVEVARPPHVIGKNTVQYMQSGIVYGYAGLVEGIVERLWDELGERATVVATGGLARLVLEALPPGHQIIDHVVDHLVLEGLRLIYELNQGSA from the coding sequence ATGTTGCTGGCAGTTGATATCGGCAATACCAACATCAAGCTGGGCTTGTACGACGGCGCGCGGCAGCTCGAAGTCTGGCGCATTGCCACCGAGCGCCAGCGTCTGACGGATGAATACGGCGTGCTGGCGCACAACCTGTTTGCGTTGCGCGGCTATCGCCTGGACCAGGTGCGCGGCTGCGCGATTGCGTGCGTGGTGCCGCCGTTGACCGAGGTCTGGATCCAGCTGGCGCGGCGCTATCTGGGCGTCGAGCCGCTGGTGCTGGGGCCGGGCGTCAAGACCGGTATGCGCCTGCTGATCGACACACCGCGCGAGCTGGGCGCCGACCGCGTGGCGCACGCCGTGGCCGCGTACCGGCGCTTCGGTGGGCCGGTGATCGTGATCGAGTTCGGCACGGCGACCGTCTTTGATGTCATCTCGCGCCAGGGCGACTACATCGGCGGGGTGATCGCCCCCAACATCGTCATCTCGGCGGAGGCGCTGGGCAAGGCCGCCGCGCGGCTGTTTCAGGTCGAGGTGGCGCGACCGCCCCACGTGATCGGCAAAAACACCGTGCAGTACATGCAGTCGGGCATTGTCTATGGCTATGCCGGGCTGGTCGAAGGGATCGTCGAGCGTCTCTGGGACGAGCTGGGCGAGCGCGCGACGGTGGTGGCCACGGGTGGTCTGGCGCGGCTGGTGCTGGAGGCGCTGCCGCCCGGTCACCAGATCATCGACCATGTGGTTGACCATCTTGTGCTGGAAGGGCTGCGCCTGATCTACGAGCTCAACCAGGGCAGCGCCTGA